From Pandoraea norimbergensis, the proteins below share one genomic window:
- a CDS encoding cysteine hydrolase family protein: protein MSQNNVLDAARTALVIVDLQNDFITPGGAYDRGGAATPQAQALPARIAPIAHSLKAAGGFVAASQFTLWPDAQGEPMISPHLKQLRPFLRRGDFVAGSAGHATVASLAEHVDVSVWKVAYSAFFNTQLDWVLRRAGIETVAVCGIVTNGGVASTARDAHMRDYRVLVLSDGCAAPTPAAHDAALADLRSVGDVVTCEAFTGRIAA from the coding sequence ATGAGCCAGAACAACGTGCTCGATGCGGCGCGCACGGCGCTCGTCATCGTGGATTTGCAGAACGACTTCATTACCCCCGGCGGGGCCTACGACCGCGGGGGCGCGGCGACGCCGCAAGCTCAGGCGCTGCCGGCGCGTATTGCGCCGATCGCTCACTCGCTCAAAGCGGCGGGCGGTTTTGTCGCCGCGAGCCAGTTCACGCTCTGGCCGGATGCGCAGGGTGAGCCGATGATTTCGCCCCATCTCAAACAGTTGCGGCCGTTTCTGCGACGTGGCGATTTTGTGGCCGGATCGGCAGGGCACGCGACGGTGGCGTCGCTTGCTGAACACGTGGATGTCTCGGTGTGGAAGGTCGCGTATTCGGCGTTCTTCAACACGCAACTCGACTGGGTGTTGCGACGCGCGGGCATCGAAACGGTGGCCGTGTGCGGCATTGTGACCAATGGCGGCGTGGCCAGCACTGCACGCGATGCCCACATGCGCGACTACCGTGTGCTGGTGCTCTCGGACGGCTGCGCTGCGCCGACGCCGGCCGCCCATGACGCGGCGCTGGCTGATCTACGCTCGGTCGGAGACGTTGTGACTTGTGAGGCCTTCACCGGCCGGATCGCCGCATGA
- a CDS encoding FAD-dependent oxidoreductase — protein sequence MSAPLAPVIRKGRPPVDDLPQLSVVIVGAGACGLTAALVLQDAGIDCVLLERDAVPSGSTALSSGFIPAAGSEVQQAAGIDDSPAQFAHDILRKTEGKAAAHLVEAYARASGPAMDTLARHGLAFEILDGFLYPGHSVRRMHSLPERTGAALMAALERAVQATDAPLLTRTVVRELWTDDDDRISAVGGVRPDGAMEYLGCDMLLLACNGFGGNAVLRGEWLPEMAQAVYGGHEGNDGSALLWGQALGAAQADLGGYQGHGSWATPHGVLISWAVIMDGGVQINRNGERFHDETHGYSEAAVNVLAQPDGVAWNVFDAQTLALARTFPDFQEAEAAGALKTCGDIDALATVIGCDAQTLRTTLAGIAPGVTADDGRRFVRTLSAPYYAVKVTGALFHTQGGLDIDAHCRVLYPDGRPFPNLLAAGGAARGVSGNAVWGYLSGNGLLSAVAGGYLAAKTAIDALRGVSAAALATHSQEISE from the coding sequence ATGAGCGCGCCGCTTGCACCGGTGATTCGCAAGGGGCGTCCGCCCGTCGACGATTTGCCGCAACTGAGCGTGGTGATCGTGGGCGCGGGGGCTTGCGGGCTGACCGCCGCACTGGTCTTGCAGGACGCAGGCATCGACTGTGTGCTGCTGGAGCGCGACGCGGTGCCGAGTGGATCGACGGCGCTGTCGTCGGGTTTCATCCCAGCGGCTGGCAGCGAGGTGCAGCAGGCGGCAGGTATCGACGATAGCCCGGCGCAGTTCGCACACGACATCTTGCGCAAGACCGAGGGCAAGGCGGCCGCCCATCTGGTCGAGGCGTATGCGCGGGCTTCCGGCCCGGCCATGGATACGTTGGCGCGCCACGGTTTGGCGTTCGAAATTCTCGATGGGTTTCTGTATCCCGGGCACAGCGTGCGTCGTATGCACAGCCTGCCGGAGCGCACGGGGGCGGCGCTGATGGCAGCGCTTGAGCGCGCCGTGCAGGCGACGGATGCGCCGCTGCTCACGCGAACCGTCGTGCGCGAACTCTGGACCGATGACGACGACCGCATTAGCGCCGTGGGTGGCGTGCGGCCCGACGGTGCGATGGAGTATCTGGGCTGCGACATGCTGCTGCTTGCCTGCAACGGCTTCGGTGGGAATGCGGTGCTCAGGGGCGAGTGGCTGCCCGAGATGGCGCAGGCGGTCTACGGCGGTCACGAAGGCAACGACGGTAGCGCGCTGCTTTGGGGGCAAGCGCTGGGGGCGGCACAGGCCGACCTCGGTGGCTATCAGGGCCACGGCTCGTGGGCAACGCCGCACGGCGTGTTGATTTCGTGGGCCGTCATCATGGACGGCGGCGTGCAAATCAATCGCAACGGCGAGCGCTTTCACGACGAGACGCACGGCTATTCCGAAGCGGCGGTGAACGTGCTGGCGCAGCCCGACGGTGTGGCGTGGAATGTGTTCGACGCGCAGACGCTCGCGCTGGCACGCACGTTTCCCGATTTTCAAGAGGCCGAGGCGGCGGGGGCGCTCAAGACCTGTGGCGATATCGATGCGCTCGCGACTGTCATCGGGTGCGATGCGCAGACGCTGCGCACGACATTGGCAGGGATTGCCCCCGGGGTCACGGCAGACGACGGGCGACGGTTTGTCCGCACACTTAGCGCGCCGTATTACGCCGTTAAGGTCACCGGTGCCTTGTTTCACACGCAGGGCGGGCTCGATATCGACGCGCATTGCCGCGTGTTGTATCCGGACGGCAGGCCGTTCCCGAACTTGCTCGCCGCCGGTGGGGCTGCGCGCGGCGTGTCGGGCAATGCCGTGTGGGGCTACTTGTCAGGTAATGGACTGCTCTCGGCCGTCGCGGGCGGCTACCTTGCGGCGAAGACCGCCATCGATGCGTTGCGGGGTGTTTCTGCTGCGGCACTCGCCACCCATTCACAGGAGATTTCCGAATGA
- a CDS encoding isocitrate lyase/PEP mutase family protein: MTLSSSLKHRLGDGVLLAPGVYDALSALIAEQAGFEALYLSGASIAYTRLGRSDIGLTTYPEVEDTLARIAERVSVPVIVDADTGFGNALNVKRTVRGFERAGAAMIQLEDQTFPKRCGHLDGKGVVSVQEMTGKVRAAVDARHDARTLILARTDAVAVEGLDAALDRAEQYLEAGADALFIEALRTTEQMVAACERFAGRVPLLANMVEGGKTPVQSVQALADIGFRIVIFPGGTARAVAHTLQGYYANLHTQGTTAAWRERMLDFDGLNAVIGTPELLAQGKQYE, translated from the coding sequence ATGACGTTGTCGTCATCTCTCAAACACCGGCTCGGCGACGGCGTGCTGCTCGCGCCGGGTGTCTACGACGCTTTGTCGGCACTGATCGCCGAACAGGCGGGCTTCGAAGCGCTTTATCTCTCGGGCGCTTCGATCGCCTATACCCGGCTCGGCCGGTCGGACATTGGTCTGACGACCTATCCGGAGGTGGAAGACACCCTCGCGCGAATCGCGGAGCGTGTGTCGGTGCCGGTGATCGTCGACGCCGATACCGGCTTCGGCAATGCGCTCAACGTCAAGCGCACCGTGCGCGGGTTTGAGCGCGCTGGCGCGGCGATGATTCAACTGGAAGACCAGACGTTCCCGAAACGTTGCGGGCATCTCGACGGCAAGGGCGTCGTGAGTGTGCAGGAAATGACGGGCAAGGTACGCGCTGCCGTTGATGCACGTCACGATGCCCGTACGCTCATTCTGGCGCGTACCGATGCGGTAGCGGTCGAAGGTCTGGATGCCGCGCTCGATCGCGCCGAACAGTATCTGGAAGCCGGTGCGGATGCGTTGTTCATCGAGGCGCTGCGCACGACGGAACAGATGGTGGCGGCGTGCGAGCGCTTTGCAGGGCGTGTGCCGTTGCTCGCCAACATGGTGGAGGGCGGTAAAACGCCGGTGCAAAGTGTGCAGGCGCTGGCCGATATCGGTTTTCGTATCGTCATCTTCCCGGGCGGCACGGCGCGTGCCGTGGCCCACACGTTGCAGGGTTACTACGCCAATCTGCACACACAAGGCACGACGGCCGCATGGCGCGAACGCATGCTCGATTTCGACGGACTGAATGCGGTGATCGGTACGCCGGAATTGTTGGCGCAGGGGAAGCAGTACGAGTAA